A single Eleginops maclovinus isolate JMC-PN-2008 ecotype Puerto Natales chromosome 5, JC_Emac_rtc_rv5, whole genome shotgun sequence DNA region contains:
- the smad1 gene encoding mothers against decapentaplegic homolog 1 has product MNVTSLFSFTSPAVKRLLGWKQGDEEEKWAEKAVDALVKKLKKKKGAMEELERALSCPGQASNCVTIPRSLDGRLQVSHRKGLPHVIYCRVWRWPDLQSHHELKALECCEYPFGAKQKDVCINPYHYKRVDSPVLPPVLVPRNSEFNAKHTMLPRFRNPLQQNEPHMPQNATFPESFAPTQLANPMPANFPNSPGNSYPNSPGSGSSSSATFPHSPSSTDPGSPFQMPDTPPPAYMPPEEQMTQDIPQPMDTNLLAPTLPIESNNRPDVQPVAYEEPKHWCSIVYYELNNRVGEAFQASSTSVLVDGFTDPSNNRNRFCLGLLSNVNRNSTIENTRRHIGKGVHLYYVGGEVYAECLSDSSIFVQSRNCNYHHGFHPTTVCKIPSGCSLKIFNNQEFAELLAQSVNHGFEAVYELTKMCTIRMSFVKGWGAEYHRQDVTSTPCWIEIHLHGPLQWLDKVLTQMGSPHNPISSVS; this is encoded by the exons ATGAACGTCACCTCGCTCTTCTCCTTCACCAGCCCGGCGGTCAAACGGCTGCTGGGTTGGAAGCAGGGAGATGAGGAAGAGAAATGGGCGGAAAAGGCTGTGGATGCTCTGGTtaagaaactgaaaaagaagaagggggccatggaggagctggagagggcTCTCAGCTGCCCGGGTCAGGCCAGTAACTGTGTGACAATCCCCCGCTCCCTGGATGGACGGCTGCAGGTGTCCCATAGGAAAGGTCTGCCGCACGTCATTTACTGTCGGGTGTGGCGCTGGCCCGACCTGCAGTCCCACCATGAGCTGAAGGCCCTGGAGTGCTGCGAGTACCCCTTTGGCGCCAAACAGAAGGATGTGTGTATCAACCCCTATCACTACAAACGAGTAGACAGCCCAG TGCTGCCCCCTGTGTTGGTACCGAGGAACAGCGAGTTCAACGCCAAGCATACAATGTTGCCTCGCTTCCGCAACCCTCTACAACAGAACGAGCCACACATGCCGCAGAACGCCACCTTCCCAGAATCCTTTGCTCCAACACAATTGGCCAACCCAATGCCTGCCAATTTTCCTAACTCGCCGGGAAACAGCTACCCAAACTCGCCGGgaagcggcagcagcagcagcgccaCCTTCCCTCATTCGCCATCCAGCACGGACCCCGGCAGTCCATTCCAGATGCCAG ACACCCCTCCTCCTGCCTACATGCCCCCAGAGGAGCAGATGACTCAGGATATCCCCCAGCCGATGGACACCAACCTCCTGGCTCCAACATTGCCCATAGAGAGTAACAACCGGCCAG ATGTGCAGCCGGTGGCCTACGAGGAGCCCAAGCACTGGTGCTCTATTGTTTACTACGAGCTCAACAATCGTGTCGGAGAGGCGTTCCAGGCGTCCTCCACCAGCGTGCTCGTCGATGGCTTCACAGATCCCTCCAACAACCGCAACCGATTCTGCCTCGGCCTGCTCTCCAATGTCAACCGCAACTCCACCATTGAGAACACACGGCGGCACATCGGCAAAG GTGTCCATCTGTATTACGTCGGTGGGGAGGTGTACGCAGAGTGTCTGAGTGACAGCAGTATCTTCGTCCAGAGTCGTAACTGTAACTACCACCACGGCTTCCATCCCACAACCGTGTGTAAGATTCCCAGTGGCTGCAGCCTGAAAATCTTCAACAACCAGGAGTTTGCAGAGCTACTGGCCCAGTCCGTCAACCACGGCTTTGAGGCCGTCTACGAGCTCACCAAGATGTGCACCATCCGCATGAGCTTCGTTAAG GGCTGGGGAGCAGAGTACCACCGTCAGGATGTGACCAGCACACCCTGCTGGATTGAGATTCACCTGCACGGACCCCTGCAGTGGTTGGATAAGGTGCTAACCCAGATGGGCTCCCCCCACAACCCTATATCCTCCGTCTCCTAG